CCATGAGAAGGATTACCTAAATGATAATCCTGATGCTCACATAGAACTCGGTTTTAATGAGGAGTTATCGCACTTAATTTATGCTGGGGCAGATATGATTGTCGTTCCCAGTAATTACGAACCTTGTGGTTTAACTCAGATGATTGGGTTGAAATATGGCACGGTGCCAATTGTGCGGGGTGTTGGTGGTTTGGTGAATACGGTTTTTGACCGAGATTACGACCAAAATAAACCGCAGGAAGAACGGAATGGCTATGTTTTTTACCAAACTGATTATCAGGCGATCGAATCGGCGATCGATCGCGCGATCGATCTATGGTATAAAAATCCTAAAGCTTTCCGTCAATTAGTAGAGCAGGGCATGGAGTACGATTACTCTTGGAATCATCCCGGCGCTCAATACACTGGCGTTTACGACTTTATTCGGCATAGGTAGGTAAAAAGAATTCAGAATTCAGGAGTCAGGATTCAGGAGTCAGAATAAATTATTTTATTTTTGATTCTGAGTTTTGACTCAATTTTTTTAAGCATGGTAAGTTTCAGCCAGTCATATAATGTGCGTTTGTAGTAAAGACTTTAATCCCAATACTACTCGGGATTTGCATAAAATGGAAGTTTTTGTAGGTTGGGTTGACTGACCCATCTATCTCACGCGGATTTTACGCAAGTTATCGATACTATCGGATATTTGGGGTATAGGTGACAATTTACACTCTTTTGTATCCCGTATCCTTCAGACTTCATCCTCGATCCTTTTCCCTACGAAAGTCGATCGATTTTTGATTTTCAATTTTGAATTGAACTAAAATCCCACATCTCAAATCTAAAATTGTTAGTAGCTGTTAACCGAAATCAAAAATGGTCATCAGCAGCCCGATATTAGTCGTGGAGATGAACAGTGGTGATGCAACGCAAGGATTCTCAAGCTTTAGCTGTGATATTACGTCCGTCTAATTGGTTATCAAAAAAATATCCCCGCGTCATCGCGTCACCGCGTCACCGCGTCAGTAGTCATCAAGGTAGGGCTATATTTTCCAGTTTACTGCTGTCCGTCGGTCTTGCCATTGGTCAACCTAGTATACCTGTTATTGCACAGACGGCGGGGGAAGTTGCGAATCGCCAAGAGTTGGAGAGGTTGCAAGCTGAGGCGAATCGCGCTTTTACCCGCACGGCTACGCTGTCTAATATTTTACTGGCTGCTTTGGCGTTAATGGTGGGGGCGGGAATTGCGGCTTTGTACTTTTTGCGACGTGCGGTGTTGCAGGAAGTAACGGAAGTTGTGAAAAATCACTTAAATGAATTAAAAGAGTTAGAAAATCGGATCGGAACGGCTAATCAGGAAGTGCAGAATTTGCTTCGTTCTGCTTCGGAAATGGGGGAAAGTTTAAATCAAAGAGCGAAACTTTTTCAACAGGAACTCGGTTCAAATCAAGAGGATATTGCTCAGAAGTTAATCGAGTTGTCTGAGTCTAAGCAAAGAGCTTTAACAGAATTAAATGGGCAAATCGCCCAAGCTAAACAAGCGCTGGAAAGGTTGGAAACTGATTTTACTTCTCGGCTTTCCGAACTACATGGAGATGCGGAAAGGCAGAAAGGTTTAATCTTAGCTAATATAGAAAAGTTAAGTGCCCAGTTTGCGCCGGAAATGTCGGCTATTCAGTCGGACGTGCAAACCAAGAAACAGGCTTTATTGCAAAGTTTTGAAAAGTCGGAAGCAGAGTTTGCTAATCGGTTATCGGAATTGCTGACAAGCGTGCAGAAGCAGCGAGATTTATTATTGCAAAATCTAGAGAAGTTGAGTTCTGAGTTTGTCCCGCGTTTGTCTAAAATCGAGTCGGATCTGCAAAGTCAAAAGCAGGCAGTGCAAGGGGGTTTGCAAAAGACGCAATCGGAATTTGCTTATCAGTTGTCTGGTTTTCATTCCGATGCTCAAAAACAACGGGATGCGATTCTGGCTAATTTGAAAAAATTAGAATTGGAATTCTCACCGCAATTGGAAAAGATGAAAGAAAACGCAACTATAACTCTGCAACAGGTGCAGGATATTGCGGTGGCGAATATCGAACGGTTACGCAGCGAGAAGGCAACTCAAATTTCCCAAGTGCAAGGACAAATTGAAAGGGAAATGGAACAGGTGTTGCAAAAGTTGAAGAGTTTGGAAAACGAGTTTACCAGTCAAGTAGGCGATTCGCGATCGACAATTCAAGCCAAACGAGAACAAACGGTACAGAACTTGGAAAAAATCGCCAACCAAGTAGCTTCTCAATTATATCAATTCCAAGGTGAAATTCAAGGACGAAAACAACAGATGATCCAGAATTTGGAAAATCTGGAAAGCGAGATTAGGAGTCAGTTATCTCAATTACAAACTGAACTGCAACATCAAAAGGATTCGACGCAAAGAAATCTGGAAAGTTTGGAAAATACT
This genomic stretch from Leptolyngbyaceae cyanobacterium harbors:
- a CDS encoding tetratricopeptide repeat protein, producing the protein MQRKDSQALAVILRPSNWLSKKYPRVIASPRHRVSSHQGRAIFSSLLLSVGLAIGQPSIPVIAQTAGEVANRQELERLQAEANRAFTRTATLSNILLAALALMVGAGIAALYFLRRAVLQEVTEVVKNHLNELKELENRIGTANQEVQNLLRSASEMGESLNQRAKLFQQELGSNQEDIAQKLIELSESKQRALTELNGQIAQAKQALERLETDFTSRLSELHGDAERQKGLILANIEKLSAQFAPEMSAIQSDVQTKKQALLQSFEKSEAEFANRLSELLTSVQKQRDLLLQNLEKLSSEFVPRLSKIESDLQSQKQAVQGGLQKTQSEFAYQLSGFHSDAQKQRDAILANLKKLELEFSPQLEKMKENATITLQQVQDIAVANIERLRSEKATQISQVQGQIEREMEQVLQKLKSLENEFTSQVGDSRSTIQAKREQTVQNLEKIANQVASQLYQFQGEIQGRKQQMIQNLENLESEIRSQLSQLQTELQHQKDSTQRNLESLENTYATRFGEIVSDAQHQKSEILKQLADVSGISIAEAVIPEVATKMQGLSEQMERLASNHPELFLSVDDYVKQGDDLYSQGLYSQALAKYELALEVKPSDADVCYKHGMALWELQKYGESVASFDKALENKSSDPNIWYHRGIAMKELNQYEGAIASFAKAVELQPDDYKAWVQRGMTLGRLKQYEDAIASFDKAIAVNPEYQEAWVNRGVALGTLQRHEEAFESFEQAVKVKPDDDVAWLNRGLALGVLERYEDAIASFDKALELNAESHKAWNYRGEMLVKLERDPEAMESFNRALQIQPKYASAFYNKAVCYALQEKAKSAVENLKQAIALNPRYRIDAKNDRDFDAIAEDDRFWQLVEG